AAAGCACCACCTAAAATGCCCATTTGTATTATTGCCAAAGAAGCAGTATGGCACACAgccaaccccaaaaaaaaattggataaCTTATGCGGTCTAAGAAAAGAAGGTTAGACGAAGGAAGAGTAGGAAAATATAGAATGGTAACAACATGAGGTGCAAGACATCTAGTTGAACATAGTAAAGTcaagtgaaaaacaaaaataacgaaGTATGTAAAACATGCCACCGGTTAGGAAgtaattgaataataataCTGGATGCATACTCAGATAAACCccatttgaaattgaaaatcgcaacaaaaaaaaaacaacctaaaTTTACAGTATACTCTGCACTAGAACTTTTGGCCTGCCGTAAAATATTCGTTAACCTTCAAAATTTTGCGGTCTACTGGTCCTGACCGGTTCGGAAGAAGTAAGCAAAGATCTTTGAACGTGTGGAAATGGTCGAaggaaaacatcaacatgaaacGAGGGCTAAATTAATATTGAGATAAATCTAACATTAGGAAGAAGTTAGTGGAAACTACAAGACACAGATATGCAGCCTAATTAGAAGTCGACGGGAAGATTTTTTCCAGCGCAACTAGTAGACGGCAGACGTCTTTAAAAGGGTATTATAATAGTACAAGGAGTAATAAAATCTACCAGAAAATGTAAAGACTCTCGGAAGGAGGTAGAGGAAGCGAAGAGAAAGGGAGCAGAAGGGATCGGTTAGATGAAATTGGtgaatttattaaattgttaCAAAATTCCAAGTCtaagtgttaaaaaaaatattgcagaACAATAGCTTCATGTGGGGTATATATAGCTAAAACGCGGGCGATAATAAGTAGGGTTAGACaaatatgcattttttttacaccCGTATTGGTTCGTGCATACTTCATTTCGAAGGTGAGACAAAAATAAGatacaaagaacaaaaaaaacaggttatCTTACAACCACTTGGTGCACACAGATGAGTGCGTGAAAGAGGGCAAAAGAGTGATAGCGTGTAGAGCGTAACCAGCGGGGAGAGCTAAAGAGAATGGTAGGAAATATTAAAAGACAAAACATgtataacaaaaaaccaactgCTGCCTAGTGGGCAACCCGAACGCAGATGTTCAATCAAACACTATATACTCAAAACCCCATTTTGAAATTGATATGTATAGGAGCAGATGTAATAGTAACTGTTGGGGTTTGATCACCCCTGGaaattgtgttatttttttttacattgaaTGCTTTATCTAAGGCATTTATAGGTTTTTTAAAATCTTCTGTCATTGGTTAAAAAAACATCCTATTTAGTTTCATTGATTTATTGATTAATTGAACACTGTGTGGTAGTTCGATCTCTTTCTCGCACGGGTAATCAATATAAGGGTTACTAAGGCAGAATTAGTAGAACCTACTAGCCGAAGAGGatgttttgcgtttatacATCTGGATTTAGTTCTTTGCCTTATGACAGACAGAGTTTTGTGCATCAATGTACGGAATATACTAATCAATCATAGCAACAATCAAAATCATGTTTAGAATAGGcgattaatttcatttttcattcatatttCCACGATAATTTTGCTCTAAGTTTATacttaaatttaaacaaaaccaaaacaaacttaccAATTGTACTTGTGCTCGGCTATCGTAGTGGAAAGAGTGGCTAGAAGCTGTTTTTTGCAAATCATTCTCACCCTGAAATTCACACGAAACGTTTCGTGCATCGCTGCAAGATCCGATTTGTTTGTGCGGCGGTTTGCTGAGGAGTAGTTTAGCAGCGCTTGCCGGTGTATGCTGGAAAATGCTCAGCTTGGTTGACAAGAAAGCGTCAACAGCCGAAtctagcaacaaaacaaaaacgataaatGCGTGCATGTTTGTACATCCTGTCGGTAACGTATTGTAATGGAAGTATGCAAAACCATGTTATACGTAGCGTGCAAGTGAATCCCGATTTCGttagcaagcaaacaaaaccatttgtCACAAGAAGAGGATGTTAACGCAACAtaaacccccaaaaaaatacaaatcacAACCACATTTTGCAGAACCATTTCCTTGCATTGGCATTGGATTGAtgtaaaattcaaaattaaaacaacaaaaccacaactCCTAAATCGCTGTGAATGTTATGACTAATTAAAGATATAAAATTGATACGTGAATCGAGTGAAGAGTTGTTATGCATGCCGTCGCCATCATGGGGCATTTGGTGTTGGAAAACTGGAAGCGTTACAATACGAAGGTTATGTCGAGTGACAGATCCGATCAAGAGCGTGTGAAATGGATGGAAGGATAGAGAAATGATTTCCCGCAGGTGACTGTTAAAAGGAATATTGtggaaatgagacaaggcaaAAGAGCAAGAGAAAGAAAGCGAGGAAGATAGAGAGAGGGCGAGAAAGAGAAATACGCGAGAAAATATAGCTTGGCTAGCATGTCTCCACACACCATCCGGAGACTTCTTGAGAGGAAGTGAATTGGGAGAAGTGGAAATTCAAAGTTGGTACATCGGGCAgagatttcaacgtacaaacTGGATtcttggaaggaaaaaaaatgatgaaacattACTATATCATTATGTTGTAGAGAGAATCAAATAAAACTACAATAAAAATACACGCTGATAGAGATAATATGTAACCCTGCAAGTAATCGGGGTATGatacaaaagaaagaaattacTATTGTGTATTTAATTCATGCGTAGATATTGTTGGTTTTCAATTACCAAGTCATTCACTTGAAATTTTAGTGCAGTAGTGATATAGCAGATAATTCTCAATATAAACATATTGTGCTTTGACTTTTTCTGGAGTATTCTTGAATTAGTTCTAGTGTTTGTGCTGCCATTTAGTTGGGTTGTTCGGTATCATTAGCATGACATGAGCGAGACTTCTATACTCGTGGGAATTTACCATCTACATTGGTGtcttttaattatttgcttgcttttaattttaaacagtttgttcttttattgttGAGAATGTATTACCGACTTACTCGCACGGATTGGTAATGCCTCCTAGAGCAACTGGGGTAGCGAAACATCGAACAGTTTAGAACTTCCTCCAATTGTCGAAAAGATCAATTCTGGATAGGCGCCTAACATTATAGTTAGGTATCTGCGATATAAACCGTGATATGTGTGTGGTTCGGGAGGTATGGCGATTACGTGAACCAGTCGTCATGGCTCGCTTAAATGGAAGCGCTACCACACAATGCCCAACTGTCCATACAGCAAATCACTACGAAAGTGAACCTACAAACCGGACTATGCGTATGACTATACGTTTATGGATTATGCTTCCCAATCCAGCTATTTAGTTTCGTTAGCACCAATCTCCTACCGCGTGTCACCGGCAAGAGCGGTAAGAGGCGAAGGCACCAGAAGACGTAGCCGTTCCGCGAAAAGCTACTGCTCCAGCGAAACGGACCATGGGCACCATGCGAAGGGCAGGCCACGACGACAATCTGGGCCGGTAGGTTCGCCTTCGCACGCTAATGGACGCTCGGCCGTAAATAGGATTATGCAAACCTGCGAATTGCGCGAAGGCATCGAACCGGCCTGAACTGCCTGACTGTGTGAGACGAGGTCCTTGGAAGCGAAGACCCGATGGCAACACCCGAACCCCCGTTGGGGGTGTTTGCCACAATTGCGCGCACAGGCTCGTGCTCAGTTCGATCCCGAAGATAGACCCGATACTATCGCACCTCGTTATTGTTCACCTCGCCCTGTGGGGTGTATTTCGGTGCGACTTCTCACGCACCTGGCGAAGCGGATGGATCGCGTACTGCTGTTGCTAGTGGTAATCGCGGCGCAGCGTAAAGTGAGGTTAATTCCATTTGGGCAGTGGTAGCAGCCGCACTCGAGTGAAGGATATTCGCGAAGGTGACGTTGTAGCGCAAGAGATCCCAGCAGATACGCATAAGCGCGTCATAATTCCTCTTAGCATGCCGACAGGCTAGAAGTTCATCTCCTCCCAGTGTCAGGTTGTGCGTATCCTTCCACCAAATATTATACTCTGGGTACGATTAATTAGTGCACCACAATCGGACGGAGCTTCCGTCGGAGTTCAAGCTGTCAGTAGGTCGCAAAACAAGCAGGATTACATCAGCCCTCATTTCCCGGCCAGCACCGAACGGCGAACGCAATGAAGCCCAAACCGAGAAGGTGGTACATGTGAGCGGGAACCCCGGGTTCGCTAGTGCGGAAGATAGTATCGAGGGTCGCGCAGCTGTAAAGGAGGCAAAACCCCAACGACGGCAAGGTTGTTTATATCACACACAGGCAGGCTAAAAATCGATGACGATTAGTGCCGAAGGgaggaaaaccaaaaaaaaaaaaaaccaccacctcGTCCCTCGCAGCGTTACTTCGCACAGCGTGGATGAAGACGAGCACACAAACTACAACTAGCATCATTATTGcagcagagagaaaaaaaaacgcaaacttGTAGTGCATTGGAAATTTTGGCTTGTGTTGGTTTTGGTTGGGACTTGGAGTTTCTAAAGATCATTCCAGATCTGACTCCCGGGGACTGGTTTGGGGACGTATGATCAGCACACGAGCGCCAGCTGGTGGAGTGTGAAACAAGGTACCCCATTTTGCACAGTGGTGAAGTGCGAAAAATTCGTCAGAATAGCGAGAGAAAGAACCCACCGGACATGGCGACCAGGGTAGCGGTGGTGATCGGTTTGGTGTTGGCCAGCTTGAGACCGATGGCAGTCGATGGAAAGAGCTATAGGTAAGTAGGAGATAATATGGAGGTAAAATGTATTTAGTATACACATTACCAACATTATAGACCGTTTCACCGCTGGTCAGTGGTTTGTGTGACATGCAGTGGTGTAAAAATGGTAGTGTGATTGCTAACGAAAGAAATACACACGACAGTGGATTAGAGCCTGTATTGGTTGTCGTTGCAAATGTCTGGAAGTTGGTCAATATTGCCAAAAGCAGGTTTGGAGCTAATTGAGATAATGAGACTGTTAAACTGAAAGAAGTGAGTCGCGAATGCTGCCAGATATCTACATTCAATGCAGCTGTCAATCTACAATCAAACTCAAGTATCAAGTATTTGAGAtgattcaatcaattttttgttcttcaagCAACTATATGTTTAAGACATTAGATCTTTAAGTTGATTTGTTGTAGTTGATCATTGTTCTAAATCAATACTGGAATGTACTGTAAACATTCGGTGTTGTATATTCAGCTCAGTAACTCGTTGTAAATCTTTCCAGAAATTACTCCGACATTGGTGAATTGTCCAAGAATCATGCCAGCTTATCGTTATCCGATATACTGCCAACACACCAGAAAACGTACGACAAAAACCGTGCGCCCAAGCTGCTAGGTCAACCGACAGTCGTCTACTTTCATGTCACTGTCCTATCGATCGACTCCATCAACGAGGAGTCCATGGTAAGCGTGGTAGCTACCATTCCATGTCATCTGCCACCAGATTACAGCTTTTATTCTTTGCTCAACTACCTGAAACAGACGTACGTAGCGGACATCTTCTTGGCACAAAGCTGGCGGGATCCTCGCCTACGGCTACCGGAAAACATGAGTGAAGAGTACCGAATACTGGACGTGGACTGGCTGCACAGTATCTGGCGACCGGACTGTTTCTTCAAGAATGCGAAAAAGGTGACATTTCACGAGATGAGCATACCCAACCACTACCTCTGGCTGTACCACGATAAGACGCTGCTGTACATGTCCAAGCTGACGCTCGTGCTGTCCTGTGCGATGAAGTTCGAGTCCTACCCGCACGATACGCAGATTTGTTCGATGATGATCGAAAGTTGTAAGTATTGGTACGGGGTTTTGCGGGTTTTAGCGAATTTGGCGAAGCGTTGTCTGGTTTTTTTCTGCGGATCGATGGATTTATTTTGTGGATATTATGGAGTAGCAGCTCACTTCCAGATGTTCGGCATGCAACAAGTTACGGAAATTCGTGAGTATATATAGAATTTTCTAACGGGCACATTTGAGCTTTCTATGTAATTTATGAAGTATAGGATAAATTACAGTTTTGAAGTATcgaaaaaaggtttaaaattTGGCTGGACTGGATCTCTTTGAGAGCTTATGATTAATCAACAGATAAATTCCGTATCTTCCTAGGATCTTGAAGTGATGTTTTCGTAGTTGGTCTAGACATTATGTTATGAAGGTGTCTACTCTACAAGTAGTTATGAGTACAGTAGAAATAAGGCTAGTTTGTGTGGACGATCATTGCAACAGCTTTAGTCgacaaatatatatattttgcaTGTTGTTTAGCATTTTGAAAACTGAATAGCATATCTCAAAGCCTCCACTGCTGGGAAGAGGCATAACAACTTTCTCTTCCGTTTTAGCTATTCGAATTAACGATTCAGTTTTCGCAGTTCGATTAGAAACATCATCACCGAGTAGCTTGTCTTGAACATATTTCCAAAGGTTTGCCACGATACCTCGACGATATCACTTCCGTGAAAGGATAGACTTTGCTGTGAGGCGAGTAGTACAATGCTTACTGTTATGCGAAACTGGCGCAATAAATGTTGCTGAGGCTTTCCGTGTTGCTGCAACCAGGCTGACCAGTCATCGTTGTAAAGTGTCCAGCCGATACGTCTGTTCTGCTGGCACAAGAAAAGGAAAGTGTGAAGAGGGTTGAAAGTTGAAGAGTTGCTTCTCGACCAGTAAACAAAGTTTCTATACCGTAGCTTGGAGATCTTCCACGAGTTTGCAGCAGTAGTACCACTCGAAGACGAGCAGTGTGGAGAAGATGAGCACCGACAGGGCGACAAAGTCTAGCCCGTGATACGAGATGAAGAAGGTATCGATGGCGAGTGACAGGAGTGTGGTGTAGTACTGCACGGTGATGGAGAAACTGTGCACCCGATTCACCTCTCGGATGTGTctagggcaaaaaaaaaggtaattaGAGCAAATGCATGTTGGGTGCCCATTGTCCGAACGCAGTTCAGTGCTACGTACTTCACAACCTCACAGTGTTCCTGTACACATTTACCAAGCTCAATATTGAATGTTTGCCACAGTAAACATTGCTTAAGGCTATCCTTAATCGGTACGTCCCGTACCTTTTCCCCCACACGCTTCAGTAACCCATCGAAGGCAAACTCCACCAGCAGAAACTCCGCCTGCAATGCAGTAAGCATCGTGTGCATGCTGAGAAAGCTCGCAATGAACGCACCAAGCCCGTTCAGTGACATCGGATGCATGAAGATCTGTAGCGTCCAAGCAAGCGCTGGATTCGTTTGCATCAGATAGTTGGGCATCCGGAATATCTCGTGCCACTGTAGATCGGTCACTTCATAAATGCACAAGTTTATCACCTCGTACACCATCATTCCGAGTATCAGGATATTGTTCATGCGGAATGCGCGCTGTCTCAGCTCGCGAGCCTTAGCGTGTCCGTGCAGAAAACGCTTACAGTTGATATAGTTACGTACGGGTTTCAGTTGATGGTAGCTCAGCAGGAATAGCACATTGCGGAGCACGATACTCATCAGGGCAAACTGACCGCAAAGCAAACTCACTGCAAGTGTGGTGTTGTGTTCGATGTACGCCACAATCCACGTCCGGTACCACCAGATAGCGCATTGTGCGGGCAGCAGCAGTTGATAGAGCAGGAACAACGCTCGCAACCAGTGACGTTTGGTTTTAAGCCGTACTCCTGGAAGGAGAAGTTCGGTGTTGTAATAAGTTTTTGGAAGAAGAACCTGAATGAATGATGACAACTTACCATTGAAGACGTACTGCCAGTTGAGCAGCATAAAGAAGTCACTGTCTGGCCGGAGATCCAAAATGGGCGAAAGCTTCTGTCGAAAGTAGATCCAGAGCGACATTGCTAGATAACAGAGAAGACAACCAGCACGGGGCAAATACCTAGCCCCAATGAGGAAGACTACTGAGGATATTGATTTCTTATATAGAAGGGAGCTCATACATTACTAAAGAAGTTACCGAATTCCTAGAAGAACTTTATTTAGTGGGAATTTGAAATTGTGGGGTTCAAAGTTTTGTtggcaaagttttttttacttgcgtggtatgttttcatacaagtTTTAGATAATAATGCGTTGACACAAAGGAGGGCAtgcacttgtttgtttgttgaagaTTAGGAATTGAGGAGCCAATTAtactaaaattaattatacttCTTCTCAGAATGCCATACTGATTTATGCCCTCTCAGCCAGGTCGTAAGGACGTTTTGAAAGgtagtttatttttgtttcgatgACAGTGACTAAAAGCTTCTGAAATCATACCAACTTCTGTTGGTAATGAATATTCAACCCGTGCTGCCGTGACCAAACCAAAGAAGATAAATCAACATGCACCGACAGTCGTGTTTTACTTAAGGCACGCTTGTAATTTACCGTGTTCGATGAACAGAGTCTGCCTGTGTtggcaaatggaaaatttttttcattctattAGCAATAAAGCCACAATgaagattttaatttataatgtGCCTTGCGAAACCACCGCACGGAAGAGCCGCGTTCCGATGCGGATCGATCCATGCGGCAATTAATTGCCACCGCGAATCAAGCCGTGCAATTGGTGTGGAGGGCTATTTTAATTGCGGCAAATGTTGCTGAGGCAGTGCGCGCTTGAATAATGAAGTCGTAAAAGTGTTAGCGTGCGCGGGTGTAACGCATCATCTGCCCACTCTGCCCCGAAGATGGGTTCATTTCCTGCTGCTCGTGAAACTTTCTTTGTTGACACGGTGGTAGGCACATTATTCATATTTGTTCAGTGTCGGAGGGATggagtttgtgtttttcttcctgttttaaattgttaataaatGTTAGAAGATGTAATGAGTGTTTAGCAGGAAGATTAGTATGTTCGCGATTCTTCCCTTCTTGTGTTATTCTAAGCAATAAACGTATCAACGATAGACAAGGAAGTAACGTGTATCGAGAATGTGAAATTCTTTGTCCATGTTTATGAGGAATGTTACCTTGCGATGAATAGCTCCTATGTCTGGCATGAGCAAAAGTACAATTCATTATCGTTGAAATTGTAGAGCTCGGATGGAGTTGAGATGAGCAACAGTAGCATTAGACCACCCTCTGCCTATCAAGGTGGTTTGAAATTGTGTTTTCAAGAAATATTGAAGGCGTTGGCACATCTATCGAACTTAGTAGACTATTTATAATtgattcattttaatttaattgagtTTGAGAAGATTTTCGATTCGATTAGTAAACATTATGTGATTCAAACTTTTAAATTTTGAAGTCGTTCAAAATACATCTTGTATTGGATATTACTAATTACTTAGTGTAGGATGGATACAATAAAGGCAATGAAAtgaagtttgaaatatttcctgTTTTACTTTCCTGTGGATGTTATAGGACAAATTACATTCTCGACTTTCATTAGATCTCAAACATGATGTAGTCGAATGTGGTAACCAAAATGAGTGACAACGTGTAGCAACTTCTGCGTCAAAGTCTTTCTGATAATAGATGTGGCATCTAACACACCTTCAAAAGTTTCAAAAAGTTTTCTACTGTCCATTGAAATTGATAATGTTCGACATATTCATCTTTTTACGCTCAAGTTGTAGAAGCTAGACACTTGTTTCAACTTGAAGTTGTAGACCAAAATAGTATCTCAGCGACAAAAACGCTGAAGAACAAGCAGACTCAAGACTTTTATTGGTATAAATGGAAGAATTAGTCAGCTTGGACGAATGATGGTGAGTAGTGGAGTCGCTCAAGTTAAAAGAGCTACCGTTGTTGACTACCACCACGACTTATATAGATAAGACGAATTAGACATCTTCAACTTCCAAAATATATTCTCTGTCAAGAGCCAACATATGAAGAATATGAGTATAAAAATGTTCTGAAGTTACCTTATAGATATCTTAATCTCCTGGCACCTATGCAAACCATGCACTAACCATTCCCCATTTTGGTCGACACTGGTGACGAAATTATGGCCAATCGAGTTTCGGATTCGTTACCCAATTTACTACCGGCCATCAACTGCGCACAACCGATCACGAGCTAAATCACGATCTCGGTCCGAAAAGGTCTATCACTCGGCCGTACTGCATGCGGAATTAGTAATCGAAGTGATCGTGGGATTTTGCTTATTGTTTCTGTAACTTTAACGAACGAGAAAACGCGTCGGTTCTGATCATGTGGGACCACTCGTTACCGTGATGGCAGTAgcacgatttttgtttttcgcatccAATGAACCAAGTACAACTACCCGCAGCCTGCCCAGCGAAATATGGTTTTTAGTGATGAAAGTCACGCATTGTCACGGTGACCTGATTTGTGCTCGGATATGTTGGAAGGATTTAAAGCACACACAAGTGACACACATGCCACTAcgtgcgggtgtgtgtgtgtgagtatgttTGTGTTACAAATGAAGGACCTTGTCCCTTAGCAGTGCAAAACTTCATGCGGGATGGTGCCATATTTGAGCGACAGGTAGATAAAGTTTTGCTTCAGATTTTGCTTGTTAATTTTGCAGTCTTGCAGTCAACTTACATGCTGTAGCttcgtttatgttttatggTAACATCTGAAATAATCAAAGCAGTTTGCTAAGTTCAACTCGTAAAgctttcaactaaatttaaaattagaaaaataaaaatttatattcattaaaaaaacattttcatacCATTAAATTGGAAGTAAACACtcttaaaacaatttttaaataaataagaaacagTAATAATAGTGACAGactgaaagaaaaataaacaacattcaatCGCATTTCACGTATTTAGTAGCATTAGAagaatttttttattccacgAAAGTTTACAGTGtagcaaattt
This window of the Anopheles moucheti chromosome X, idAnoMoucSN_F20_07, whole genome shotgun sequence genome carries:
- the LOC128307355 gene encoding uncharacterized protein LOC128307355 encodes the protein MSLWIYFRQKLSPILDLRPDSDFFMLLNWQYVFNGVRLKTKRHWLRALFLLYQLLLPAQCAIWWYRTWIVAYIEHNTTLAVSLLCGQFALMSIVLRNVLFLLSYHQLKPVRNYINCKRFLHGHAKARELRQRAFRMNNILILGMMVYEVINLCIYEVTDLQWHEIFRMPNYLMQTNPALAWTLQIFMHPMSLNGLGAFIASFLSMHTMLTALQAEFLLVEFAFDGLLKRVGEKVRDVPIKDSLKQCLLWQTFNIELGKCVQEHCEVVKHIREVNRVHSFSITVQYYTTLLSLAIDTFFISYHGLDFVALSVLIFSTLLVFEWYYCCKLVEDLQATNRRIGWTLYNDDWSAWLQQHGKPQQHLLRQFRITVSIVLLASQQSLSFHGSDIVEVSWQTFGNMFKTSYSVMMFLIELRKLNR
- the LOC128306456 gene encoding glycine receptor subunit alpha-2-like, which produces MATRVAVVIGLVLASLRPMAVDGKSYRNYSDIGELSKNHASLSLSDILPTHQKTYDKNRAPKLLGQPTVVYFHVTVLSIDSINEESMTYVADIFLAQSWRDPRLRLPENMSEEYRILDVDWLHSIWRPDCFFKNAKKVTFHEMSIPNHYLWLYHDKTLLYMSKLTLVLSCAMKFESYPHDTQICSMMIESCKYWILK